One stretch of Armigeres subalbatus isolate Guangzhou_Male chromosome 2, GZ_Asu_2, whole genome shotgun sequence DNA includes these proteins:
- the LOC134216800 gene encoding acidic leucine-rich nuclear phosphoprotein 32 family member B-like, translated as MSAVNKKTEAAVVVAADEEQVDAKQPKGVKRPSEGKPTEPKKAKKDEHVAAEEDDEADGEELEGEDEEFGEEEEEDDVEADYDEEDDEDEGEDEGEGEEDDGAGEDDDDDE; from the coding sequence ATGAGTGCCGTcaacaagaaaactgaagccgccgtcgtcgtcgccgccgATGAGGAGCAAGTCGACGCCAAGCAGCCGAAGGGAGTCAAGCGGCCGTCCGAAGGAAAACCCACGGAACCGAAAAAGGCCAAGAAGGACGAACACGTTGCGGCAGAGGAAGATGACGAAGCCGACGGTGAGGAGTTGGAAGGCGAAGATGAGGAGTTCGGCGAGGAGGAGGAAGAAGACGACGTAGAAGCTGATTACGACGAAGAGGACGATGAAGATGAAGGGGAAGATGAGGGCGAAGGCGAGGAAGACGATGGTGCGGGTgaggatgacgatgatgatgagtAA